The Flavobacterium praedii genome window below encodes:
- a CDS encoding peptide MFS transporter, whose protein sequence is MEQNLSLEQIQNFKGKYPKQLWYLFFSEMWERFCFYGMRGMLVVFMVGQLGMNDRVANLQYGATQAWVYAFTFIGGLFADKILGLRKSLFWGGILMIIGSVILSIDPKNYFFIGIGFTIVGTGFFKPNISSMVGQLYKEGDPRRDAGFSFFYMGVNLGALIGGYICIAVAEGSMWQSIVPEHLRWNVGFGFAAIVMIISLLTFTQTQKSLGTIGLSPLADVETSKRKRFEIITYLGSLLIIPVIIIMVANTVYTDYFMMFIGPASILYLLYEMKNFSAAENKKLFAALIFIIFSIFFWAFFEQSGGSLSLFAVNNLNNTILGVPLSPNGVNNSANSFFVIGFAALVGLVWLWMAKRKIEPNTVIKFGLAFLFLAGGFWIFYYTKFFAGADGRTSLGLFTFGWFIITFGELCLSPIGMSAMTKLSPLKTQAVIMGMWFLASAYGQYFAGLLGANIAEASEHATNLEKLNVYADGYKQLGIYALIAGVVLIVISPLVKKLMQEVK, encoded by the coding sequence AATTCAAAATTTCAAAGGAAAGTATCCAAAACAATTGTGGTATTTGTTTTTTAGTGAAATGTGGGAGCGTTTTTGTTTTTACGGAATGCGGGGGATGTTGGTGGTGTTTATGGTTGGTCAATTGGGCATGAACGATAGAGTTGCCAATTTACAATATGGCGCAACTCAAGCTTGGGTATATGCTTTTACTTTTATCGGTGGTTTGTTTGCCGATAAAATTCTGGGTTTGCGAAAATCACTTTTTTGGGGTGGTATTTTAATGATTATTGGAAGCGTAATTCTTTCTATTGATCCCAAAAATTATTTTTTCATAGGTATTGGATTTACTATTGTTGGTACTGGTTTTTTTAAGCCTAATATTTCTTCTATGGTTGGTCAATTGTACAAAGAAGGAGACCCTAGAAGAGATGCTGGATTTTCATTCTTTTATATGGGTGTGAATCTGGGCGCTTTAATTGGTGGCTATATTTGTATCGCTGTTGCCGAAGGTTCTATGTGGCAATCAATAGTTCCAGAACATCTTCGTTGGAATGTTGGTTTTGGATTTGCTGCAATTGTAATGATTATTAGTCTTTTGACATTTACACAAACACAAAAATCACTAGGCACAATTGGACTATCTCCTTTGGCAGATGTTGAAACTTCGAAAAGAAAACGTTTTGAAATTATAACTTATCTAGGTTCATTATTGATCATTCCTGTAATTATTATCATGGTTGCCAATACTGTTTACACCGATTATTTTATGATGTTTATTGGGCCAGCGTCTATTTTGTATTTGCTATATGAAATGAAAAATTTCTCAGCTGCCGAAAATAAAAAATTATTTGCCGCCTTGATTTTTATAATATTCTCTATTTTCTTTTGGGCATTTTTCGAACAAAGTGGCGGTTCTTTAAGTCTTTTTGCAGTAAATAATTTAAACAACACAATCCTTGGAGTGCCATTGAGTCCAAATGGAGTAAATAATTCAGCCAATTCTTTCTTTGTCATAGGATTTGCGGCTTTGGTTGGACTAGTATGGTTATGGATGGCTAAGAGAAAAATTGAACCCAATACCGTTATTAAATTCGGATTAGCCTTTTTATTTCTAGCGGGTGGTTTTTGGATATTTTATTATACTAAATTCTTTGCTGGAGCTGATGGAAGAACTTCCTTGGGGTTGTTTACTTTTGGGTGGTTTATTATCACTTTTGGAGAACTTTGTTTATCGCCAATTGGGATGTCTGCCATGACAAAACTTTCGCCTCTGAAAACTCAAGCTGTAATCATGGGAATGTGGTTTCTGGCAAGTGCTTATGGACAGTATTTTGCAGGATTGCTTGGAGCGAATATTGCCGAGGCATCAGAGCATGCTACTAATCTTGAAAAATTAAATGTATATGCAGACGGATACAAACAATTGGGTATTTATGCATTGATAGCAGGAGTAGTTTTGATAGTAATTTCCCCATTGGTAAAAAAATTAATGCAAGAAGTAAAGTAG
- a CDS encoding thioredoxin family protein produces the protein MKKIFLITLFFFGLSVTQAQELKWYTDVKEAIQVSGKEKKPLMLFFTGSDWCGWCIRLQNEVLKTPEFSKWAKESVILVELDYPRRTTQTDEIKKQNGELQQAFGIQGFPTVYFANATVKDGKVNFEGLGSTGYVAGGPTAWLAVADPFVKKPVLSSQPTKAKKSKKA, from the coding sequence ATGAAAAAAATATTTTTAATAACATTATTCTTTTTTGGTTTAAGTGTAACACAAGCTCAGGAATTAAAATGGTACACAGATGTGAAAGAAGCTATCCAAGTTTCGGGTAAAGAAAAAAAACCATTAATGCTATTTTTTACGGGTAGTGATTGGTGTGGTTGGTGTATTCGATTGCAAAACGAAGTGCTCAAAACACCCGAGTTTAGCAAATGGGCTAAAGAAAGTGTTATTCTGGTAGAATTAGATTATCCTAGAAGAACGACTCAAACGGATGAGATTAAGAAGCAAAATGGCGAGCTGCAACAAGCCTTTGGGATACAAGGATTTCCAACAGTTTATTTTGCAAATGCCACTGTTAAGGATGGAAAAGTTAATTTTGAAGGTTTAGGGAGTACTGGTTATGTGGCTGGAGGCCCTACTGCTTGGTTGGCTGTAGCAGATCCTTTTGTAAAAAAACCTGTTTTGAGTTCGCAACCTACAAAAGCTAAAAAATCTAAAAAAGCATAA
- a CDS encoding ComEC/Rec2 family competence protein codes for MKVLQFPLARITLAFIAGILLAYFLKPSLPIVFVFLSINALGFIGTYFSFQTNTKLELLFGLATYLLAFSIGVTTQTFHTESLQKNNYTHYKNCFENTHTFTLTLREKIKSSNSNVRYIALLNSIDQEKFSGRIIINISKDSLKHSFLIGNQLKIKTSLYKNTPQKNPNQFDYQKYLENKQIYAQLYAEPNEIQLNPEIVKDIWYYTALLRTQIIQKLEKNNFSNKELNVAIALILGQQQDIDPQINKDYQYAGAVHILSVSGLHIGFIVLFLSLLLKPFPNTKKGAFLKLIITLLVLSLFGILAGLAPSVIRSVTMFSFVAIGHYLRRSVNIYHTLLVSILLILLFQPSFLFDVGFQLSYVALFFIVWLKPLLSNLWKPKNIITNYFWDILTVSFAAQIGTLPLSIFYFHQFPGLFFVTNIIVIPLLGFIMSLGVLVMLLAAFNWVPFYPAKALEISILYLDKIIGSIASLEQFIIKDIPLNTYFLISSYLAIITISIAFEQKRFKNLIWVLMAVIMLQLSALKTKWEVQNQTEFIVLNTSKNTQLLERNGDKVVLYANDSILSNIKKNTLLSSYLTGNFSSLLHKNKLKNLFYYKENKILLIDSSKAYPTSVHPDILIVTQSPKINFERMLRIIKPKIVVTDASNYKSIQRIWKTSCSQQKIPFHATSEKGFYKIN; via the coding sequence ATGAAAGTACTACAATTCCCATTAGCAAGAATTACGTTAGCCTTTATCGCAGGAATATTGCTTGCCTATTTTCTAAAACCTAGTCTTCCAATTGTGTTTGTTTTTCTTTCTATAAATGCTCTGGGTTTTATCGGAACTTATTTTTCATTCCAAACAAATACAAAACTCGAATTACTTTTTGGACTAGCAACGTACCTCCTAGCCTTTTCCATCGGAGTCACAACACAAACTTTCCACACTGAATCCCTCCAAAAAAACAATTACACGCATTACAAAAACTGTTTCGAAAACACACACACCTTCACACTCACATTAAGAGAAAAAATAAAAAGTTCAAATTCAAATGTGCGCTACATTGCTTTATTGAATTCTATTGATCAAGAAAAATTTTCGGGCCGAATTATAATAAATATCAGCAAAGACAGCCTAAAACATTCTTTCTTAATTGGAAATCAATTAAAAATCAAGACTTCTTTATATAAAAACACTCCACAGAAAAACCCCAACCAATTCGATTACCAGAAATACCTCGAAAACAAACAAATTTATGCACAACTCTATGCTGAACCAAATGAAATACAACTCAATCCAGAAATAGTCAAAGACATTTGGTATTATACTGCACTACTAAGAACACAAATTATTCAAAAATTAGAAAAAAATAATTTCAGTAATAAAGAACTAAATGTTGCAATAGCACTCATTTTGGGACAGCAACAAGACATTGACCCACAAATTAATAAAGATTATCAGTATGCTGGAGCCGTACATATTTTATCCGTTTCGGGATTACACATTGGTTTTATAGTACTGTTCCTTTCCTTATTACTAAAACCTTTTCCAAATACCAAAAAGGGAGCTTTCTTAAAATTAATAATAACACTTCTGGTTTTATCTCTTTTCGGAATTTTGGCAGGACTTGCACCTTCGGTAATCCGATCTGTAACCATGTTTTCGTTTGTTGCAATAGGACATTATTTGAGAAGAAGTGTAAATATTTATCATACATTACTCGTTTCCATTTTGCTCATTTTATTATTTCAGCCCTCTTTTTTATTCGACGTTGGTTTTCAATTAAGTTATGTAGCATTGTTTTTTATTGTTTGGCTAAAGCCTTTATTGTCCAATCTTTGGAAACCAAAAAACATAATAACAAACTACTTTTGGGACATTCTAACCGTTTCATTTGCGGCACAAATTGGCACTTTACCCCTCAGCATATTTTACTTTCATCAATTTCCTGGATTATTCTTTGTTACCAATATAATTGTTATTCCACTACTGGGTTTCATTATGAGTCTGGGGGTTTTAGTTATGTTACTAGCGGCATTCAATTGGGTTCCTTTTTACCCAGCAAAAGCTTTAGAAATAAGTATTCTTTATCTCGACAAAATTATTGGTTCCATTGCTTCATTGGAACAATTCATTATAAAAGACATTCCATTAAACACTTATTTTTTAATCAGCAGTTATTTAGCAATTATTACAATTAGCATCGCATTCGAACAAAAACGTTTTAAAAATCTGATTTGGGTACTAATGGCTGTTATTATGCTACAACTTTCAGCACTAAAGACAAAGTGGGAGGTTCAAAATCAAACTGAGTTCATAGTTTTAAATACCTCCAAAAACACTCAACTCTTGGAACGAAACGGGGATAAAGTAGTACTATATGCAAATGACAGTATTTTGAGCAATATTAAAAAAAACACCCTTTTATCATCCTATCTGACAGGCAATTTCAGTTCATTACTTCATAAAAACAAGTTGAAAAATCTTTTTTATTATAAAGAAAACAAAATACTTTTGATAGACAGTTCGAAGGCGTATCCAACCTCTGTTCATCCCGATATTTTAATCGTAACACAATCTCCAAAAATTAATTTTGAACGAATGTTGCGTATTATTAAACCCAAAATAGTCGTGACAGATGCATCGAATTACAAATCAATTCAAAGAATATGGAAAACGAGTTGTTCCCAACAAAAAATCCCTTTTCACGCTACAAGTGAAAAGGGATTCTATAAAATTAATTAA
- the lpxB gene encoding lipid-A-disaccharide synthase encodes MKYYIIAGEASGDLHGSNLMKALYEEDSEADIRFWGGDLMQNVGGTLVKHYRELAFMGFVEVLFNLKTILNNIKICKKDITQFNPDVIIYIDYPGFNMRIAKWAKQIGYKNHYYISPQIWAWKENRITAIKHDIDKMYVILPFEKEFYEVKHQFPVEFVGHPLIDAIHNQSGIDAQTFRAENHLSEKPIIAILPGSRKQEISKMLSIMLSVVKDFPEFQFVIAGAPSQEHSFYQQFISGENIKFISNKTYALLRNSTAALVTSGTATLETALFKVPEVVCYKGSWASYQIAKRIITLKYISLVNLIMDKEIVTELIQDDCSTKRIREELTKILEPNYRKILLKNYDLLEEKLGGTGASKKTAQLIVANLK; translated from the coding sequence ATGAAATACTATATTATTGCAGGAGAAGCTTCGGGAGATTTGCACGGATCCAATTTAATGAAAGCTCTTTACGAAGAAGATTCAGAGGCAGACATCCGTTTTTGGGGTGGCGATTTAATGCAAAATGTAGGTGGAACTCTTGTAAAACACTATCGCGAATTGGCTTTTATGGGATTTGTGGAAGTACTTTTTAACCTAAAAACCATTTTAAACAATATCAAAATTTGCAAAAAAGACATCACTCAATTCAATCCAGATGTTATCATTTATATCGATTATCCCGGTTTTAATATGCGAATAGCCAAATGGGCCAAACAAATTGGGTATAAAAATCACTACTATATTTCTCCTCAAATTTGGGCTTGGAAAGAAAATAGAATAACGGCTATCAAGCATGATATTGACAAAATGTACGTGATTTTACCTTTTGAAAAAGAGTTTTACGAAGTCAAACATCAATTTCCAGTTGAATTTGTTGGGCACCCACTGATTGATGCCATTCACAATCAATCGGGTATTGATGCCCAAACTTTTAGAGCCGAAAATCATTTGTCTGAAAAGCCAATTATTGCAATATTACCTGGAAGTCGCAAACAAGAAATTAGCAAAATGTTATCTATAATGCTCAGCGTGGTCAAAGATTTTCCCGAATTTCAATTTGTAATTGCTGGAGCACCAAGTCAGGAGCATTCCTTTTACCAACAATTCATTTCTGGCGAAAACATAAAATTTATATCGAATAAAACCTATGCTTTATTGCGAAATTCCACAGCCGCATTGGTAACCTCTGGCACGGCCACACTCGAAACCGCACTTTTCAAAGTCCCCGAAGTAGTTTGCTACAAAGGCAGTTGGGCTTCCTACCAAATCGCCAAACGCATCATCACTCTAAAATACATCTCGCTAGTCAACCTAATCATGGACAAAGAAATCGTAACCGAATTAATTCAAGACGATTGCTCGACCAAGCGTATCCGAGAAGAATTAACCAAAATCCTAGAGCCCAATTACCGCAAAATATTGCTAAAAAACTATGATTTACTGGAAGAAAAACTTGGCGGAACCGGAGCCAGCAAAAAAACAGCCCAATTGATTGTTGCAAATTTAAAATAG
- the surE gene encoding 5'/3'-nucleotidase SurE: protein MKNERPLILITNDDGVSAPGIRALIEVMATIGEVVVVAPDKPQSAMGHAITINDTLHLNKISKDGDAILEYSCSGTPVDSVKIAVNEILKRKPDLCVSGINHGSNSSINVIYSGTMSAAVEAGIEGIQAIGFSLLDYDWNANFEPIKSYIKTITLEVLKNKLPEGVILNVNFPKLQEKEIKGIKICRQANALWMEKFDKRKTPQGKDYYWLTGEFVNQDKGEDTDEWALQNGYISLVPVQFDLTAHHAIQNLTKREWNEIDTIPKHN from the coding sequence ATGAAAAATGAAAGGCCTTTAATACTAATTACAAATGATGATGGGGTTTCGGCACCTGGAATAAGAGCCCTTATTGAAGTTATGGCTACAATTGGGGAAGTAGTTGTTGTTGCTCCAGACAAACCGCAAAGCGCTATGGGACATGCCATTACCATAAACGACACTTTACATCTAAATAAAATTTCAAAAGATGGCGATGCTATTTTAGAATACAGCTGCTCAGGTACTCCTGTGGACAGTGTTAAAATTGCAGTAAATGAAATTTTGAAAAGAAAACCTGACTTATGCGTTTCAGGAATCAACCATGGTTCTAATTCGTCAATAAATGTAATCTATTCCGGAACTATGAGTGCTGCTGTTGAAGCTGGAATAGAAGGAATTCAAGCTATTGGTTTCTCTTTATTGGATTATGATTGGAATGCCAATTTTGAACCGATTAAGTCCTATATAAAAACAATTACGCTCGAAGTTTTAAAAAACAAACTTCCAGAAGGTGTAATCTTGAACGTTAATTTTCCAAAATTACAAGAAAAAGAAATCAAAGGAATTAAAATTTGCCGTCAAGCGAATGCACTTTGGATGGAAAAATTTGACAAACGAAAAACACCTCAAGGCAAAGATTATTATTGGCTGACCGGTGAATTTGTCAACCAAGATAAAGGCGAGGATACTGATGAATGGGCTTTGCAAAATGGATACATTTCCCTAGTCCCTGTACAATTTGACTTAACAGCGCACCATGCCATACAAAATTTAACCAAAAGAGAGTGGAATGAAATCGACACAATCCCAAAACACAACTAA
- a CDS encoding carboxy terminal-processing peptidase: MNSIISFMKKNYKILIAVVCLSVTLFAFNINSKKAVDPERDKLLLELLTFVIEKGHYNPAVIDDAFSKGVYKDYIAALDPSKRFFLQSDINEFSKFELELDDQLMNKDLTFFNLTYDRLMLRMEESKKVFKDILGKPFDYNIDEDFNVDYDKAPYSKNNAELKEKWRKQIKLSTLSSFTDKKKMEEDKHLKDPKYVMKTDIELDIETRESSLNSLNESFGFMSELKRDDWFTLYINSIMSRFDPHTTYFAPEEKERFDVSMSGKLEGIGARLQKKNDYTEISELISGGPAWRGKQLEAGDLVMKVAQGNGVPVDVIGMRLDDVVKKIKGPKGSEVRLTVKKVDGTIQVISIIRDVVEIEETYAKSSIVEKNGMKYGVIYLPKFYIDFENKDGRDAGKDIALEVERLKKANVNGIVLDVRDDGGGSLSTVVDIAGLFIEQGPIVQIKSAGKKKEILYDTDKKLEWDGPLVIMVNEFSASASEILAAAIQDYKRGIIIGSKQTYGKGTVQNVIDLNQFVRNSSVGDLGALKTTTQKFYRINGGSTQLEGVSSDVVMPDRYAYLKMGERDEENAMPWDKIDPAPYAVWNNTSKFEQAIVNSKKRIENNVQFKLIEENAKWIDTRSNENNYSLNIDKFKVAQNLIEESAKKFKPIVDYKNNLKFTSLPYELDAMAKDPVLKEKRDIWHESLAKDIYVEEALNVLDDLQIKSIVKSNIPNDKKGKLVKS, translated from the coding sequence ATGAATTCGATTATTAGCTTTATGAAAAAAAATTATAAAATACTCATAGCTGTGGTATGCCTTTCGGTTACCCTATTTGCGTTTAATATTAATTCAAAAAAAGCAGTAGATCCAGAAAGAGATAAATTACTTTTAGAGCTGTTAACTTTTGTCATAGAGAAAGGGCACTATAATCCTGCTGTTATTGATGATGCCTTTTCGAAAGGAGTTTACAAAGATTATATTGCTGCCTTAGATCCTTCTAAACGCTTTTTTTTGCAATCCGATATTAATGAATTTTCCAAATTTGAATTGGAATTAGACGATCAATTGATGAATAAAGATTTAACCTTTTTTAATCTTACCTATGATCGCTTAATGCTACGTATGGAAGAGAGTAAAAAAGTGTTCAAAGATATCTTAGGAAAACCTTTTGATTATAATATTGATGAGGATTTTAATGTAGATTATGATAAAGCACCCTATTCTAAAAACAATGCGGAATTAAAAGAAAAATGGAGAAAACAGATTAAATTATCTACTCTTTCGTCTTTCACAGACAAGAAAAAAATGGAAGAGGATAAGCATTTAAAAGATCCTAAATATGTAATGAAAACAGATATAGAACTTGATATTGAAACAAGAGAAAGTTCTTTGAATTCATTAAACGAATCTTTTGGATTTATGAGTGAACTAAAAAGAGACGACTGGTTCACCCTATATATTAACTCCATAATGTCTCGTTTTGACCCGCATACAACATATTTTGCTCCTGAAGAAAAAGAAAGATTTGATGTAAGTATGAGCGGAAAACTGGAAGGAATTGGTGCTCGTTTGCAAAAGAAAAATGATTACACAGAAATTTCAGAACTTATTTCTGGCGGGCCTGCTTGGAGAGGTAAGCAATTAGAAGCGGGAGATTTGGTAATGAAAGTGGCTCAAGGAAATGGTGTTCCAGTGGATGTAATTGGAATGCGATTAGATGATGTAGTTAAAAAAATTAAAGGCCCAAAAGGTTCCGAAGTTCGCCTTACAGTAAAAAAAGTTGATGGAACAATCCAAGTGATTTCGATAATAAGAGATGTTGTTGAAATTGAAGAAACGTATGCAAAATCAAGTATTGTTGAAAAAAACGGAATGAAATATGGTGTTATTTATTTGCCAAAGTTTTATATCGATTTTGAAAACAAAGACGGTAGAGATGCTGGTAAAGATATCGCTCTAGAAGTGGAACGATTGAAAAAAGCCAATGTTAATGGTATTGTATTAGATGTACGTGATGATGGTGGAGGATCTTTATCAACTGTTGTTGATATTGCAGGTTTGTTTATTGAGCAAGGACCAATTGTTCAAATAAAATCAGCTGGGAAGAAAAAAGAAATTTTATACGATACCGATAAAAAACTAGAGTGGGATGGGCCTTTGGTAATTATGGTAAACGAATTTTCTGCATCGGCTTCTGAAATATTGGCAGCAGCTATTCAGGATTATAAACGAGGAATCATTATTGGAAGCAAACAAACCTATGGAAAAGGAACAGTACAAAATGTAATTGATTTGAATCAATTCGTGCGTAACAGTTCAGTGGGGGATCTAGGTGCATTGAAAACGACCACTCAAAAATTCTACAGGATAAATGGTGGCTCAACTCAATTGGAAGGCGTAAGCAGTGATGTAGTTATGCCGGATCGTTATGCTTATTTGAAAATGGGCGAGCGCGATGAAGAAAATGCAATGCCGTGGGATAAAATTGATCCAGCACCTTATGCGGTTTGGAATAATACATCAAAATTTGAGCAAGCGATTGTCAATAGTAAAAAACGAATCGAAAATAATGTTCAATTTAAATTGATTGAAGAAAATGCCAAATGGATTGATACCAGAAGTAATGAAAATAATTATAGCTTAAATATTGATAAATTTAAAGTGGCTCAAAATTTAATTGAAGAGTCTGCCAAAAAATTTAAACCAATTGTTGATTATAAAAATAATTTAAAATTTACTTCTTTACCATATGAGTTAGATGCCATGGCCAAAGATCCTGTGCTTAAAGAGAAAAGAGATATTTGGCATGAAAGTTTGGCAAAAGATATTTATGTAGAAGAAGCTTTGAATGTATTGGATGATTTGCAAATAAAATCAATTGTTAAATCCAATATTCCAAACGACAAAAAAGGAAAGTTAGTAAAATCATAG
- a CDS encoding carboxy terminal-processing peptidase: protein MSKIFLHMKNTYKSLIAVVLLSVTLFSFSVISKKASDPDRDKLLLELLTFVIEKGHYNPATIDDNFSKGVYKDYIAALDPSKRFFLQSDINEFSKYELELDDQLTNKDLTFFNLTYDRLMLRMEEGNKIFKEVLIQPFDYKIEEDFSVDYDKVPFAKNAVELKERWRKQIKLSTLSSFTDKQKLEEDKKIKDPAYVVKSNADLEIDTRNNTLKSLNDSFGFMYDLKRDDWFTLYINAIMSQFDPHTTYFAPEEKERFDTSISGKFEGIGAQLQKKNDYIEISELISGGPAWRGKQLEKGDLIMKVAQSNEVAIDIVGMRLSEVIKKIKGPKGTEVRLTVKKADGTLQIIPIIRDIVEIEETYVKSSVVEKNGFKYGVIYLPKFYIDFENKDGKGRDAAKDIALEVDRLKKEGINGIVLDVRDDGGGSLSAVVDIAGLFINEGPIVQVRSAGKKEILYDTDKKIEWDGPLVIMVNEFSASASEILAAAIQDYKRGIIVGSKQTYGKGTVQRVIDLNQYVRNTNYGDFGALKTTIQKFYRINGGSTQLEGVSSDVVMPDRYAYLKMGERDEAHALPWDKIDPAPYTIWSHTSKFDQAIINSKKRIEENVQFKLIEENAKWIDNRSNENTYSLNLNKFKVAQSQIEETAKKFKPIVDYKNNLKFTSLPYELEGMNNDPVLKEKRERWHENLSKDIYVEEALNVLDDLQPKSIVKTNIPFDKKGKLVKS from the coding sequence ATTAGCAAAATCTTTCTACATATGAAAAATACCTATAAATCACTCATAGCAGTAGTACTTCTTTCGGTTACTTTGTTTTCTTTTTCAGTTATTTCAAAAAAAGCATCAGATCCAGATAGAGATAAGTTACTATTAGAATTGTTGACGTTTGTAATAGAGAAAGGGCATTATAATCCAGCAACCATAGATGATAATTTTTCAAAAGGAGTTTATAAGGATTATATAGCTGCCTTGGATCCTTCTAAACGATTTTTCTTGCAGTCGGATATCAATGAGTTTTCAAAATACGAATTGGAATTAGATGATCAATTAACGAATAAAGATTTAACATTCTTTAATCTTACTTACGATCGTTTAATGCTTCGTATGGAAGAAGGGAATAAAATATTCAAAGAGGTGTTAATTCAACCTTTCGATTATAAAATAGAAGAAGATTTTAGTGTAGATTATGACAAAGTTCCGTTTGCTAAAAATGCTGTAGAATTGAAAGAAAGATGGAGAAAACAAATAAAGTTATCTACTCTTTCCTCTTTTACAGATAAGCAAAAATTAGAAGAAGATAAAAAAATAAAAGATCCAGCTTATGTGGTGAAATCAAATGCTGATCTCGAAATTGACACTAGAAATAATACCTTAAAATCATTAAACGATTCTTTTGGATTTATGTATGATTTAAAAAGAGATGACTGGTTTACATTATATATAAATGCGATTATGTCTCAGTTTGATCCACATACAACTTACTTTGCTCCCGAAGAAAAAGAGCGTTTTGATACCAGTATCAGTGGTAAATTTGAAGGGATTGGCGCTCAATTGCAAAAGAAAAATGATTATATTGAAATTTCTGAACTTATTTCTGGTGGGCCAGCTTGGAGAGGAAAACAACTCGAAAAAGGGGATTTAATTATGAAAGTAGCACAATCAAATGAAGTTGCTATTGATATAGTTGGTATGCGTTTGTCTGAGGTTATAAAAAAAATAAAAGGACCAAAAGGTACAGAGGTTCGTCTTACCGTAAAAAAAGCCGATGGTACATTGCAAATTATTCCTATTATTAGAGATATTGTAGAGATTGAAGAAACATATGTAAAATCAAGTGTTGTTGAAAAAAATGGTTTTAAATATGGTGTGATTTATTTGCCGAAATTTTATATTGATTTTGAAAATAAAGATGGAAAAGGAAGAGATGCCGCAAAAGATATTGCACTTGAGGTTGATAGACTGAAAAAAGAAGGAATAAATGGAATTGTTCTGGATGTGCGTGATGATGGTGGTGGTTCTTTGTCTGCGGTTGTTGATATTGCGGGTTTATTTATCAATGAAGGGCCAATTGTTCAAGTTAGATCTGCTGGAAAAAAAGAAATCCTTTATGATACGGATAAGAAAATAGAATGGGATGGGCCGTTGGTAATTATGGTTAATGAATTTTCTGCATCAGCATCTGAGATATTAGCTGCAGCTATTCAGGATTATAAAAGAGGCATCATAGTTGGCAGTAAACAAACGTATGGAAAAGGAACAGTACAAAGAGTAATTGACCTGAATCAATACGTAAGAAATACTAATTATGGTGATTTTGGAGCATTGAAAACTACGATACAAAAATTTTATAGAATAAATGGAGGCTCTACTCAATTGGAAGGAGTAAGCAGCGACGTTGTTATGCCTGATCGCTATGCCTATTTAAAAATGGGAGAACGTGATGAAGCACATGCATTGCCTTGGGATAAAATCGATCCAGCGCCCTATACGATTTGGAGTCATACTTCAAAATTTGATCAAGCAATAATTAACAGTAAAAAAAGAATTGAAGAGAATGTTCAATTTAAATTGATTGAAGAGAATGCCAAATGGATTGACAACAGAAGTAATGAAAATACGTATAGCTTGAATTTAAACAAATTTAAAGTAGCTCAAAGTCAAATTGAAGAGACAGCTAAAAAGTTTAAACCAATTGTTGATTATAAGAATAATTTAAAATTCACTTCATTGCCATACGAATTAGAAGGCATGAACAATGATCCAGTTCTAAAAGAGAAGAGAGAAAGATGGCATGAAAATTTATCAAAAGATATTTATGTTGAAGAAGCTTTGAATGTATTGGATGATTTACAACCCAAATCTATTGTAAAAACTAATATTCCATTTGATAAAAAAGGTAAATTAGTTAAATCGTAG
- a CDS encoding deoxynucleoside kinase, with the protein MHIAIAGNIGSGKTTLTRLLAKHFKWEPHFEEVVDNPYLDDFYHQMERWSFNLQIYFLNSRFRQIMQIRESGKKIIQDRTIYEDAHIFAPNLYAMGLMTHRDFENYSSLFELMESLVKAPDLLIYLRSSIPNLVGQIHKRGREYENTISIDYLSRLNERYEAWVHTYNKGKIMIIDVDHINFVDNPEDLGNIINRIDAELNGLF; encoded by the coding sequence ATGCACATAGCTATAGCAGGTAACATAGGCTCAGGAAAAACAACATTAACCCGTTTGCTAGCTAAACATTTTAAATGGGAACCACATTTTGAAGAAGTTGTAGACAATCCTTATCTTGATGATTTTTACCATCAAATGGAGCGTTGGTCTTTTAATCTACAAATTTATTTCTTGAATAGTCGTTTTCGTCAAATCATGCAAATTCGCGAAAGCGGAAAAAAAATTATTCAAGATAGAACCATTTACGAAGATGCTCATATTTTTGCGCCCAATCTTTATGCTATGGGATTGATGACACATCGTGATTTTGAAAATTATTCCTCTCTTTTTGAATTGATGGAATCTCTAGTCAAAGCACCCGATTTGTTAATCTATTTAAGAAGTTCTATCCCTAATTTAGTAGGGCAAATTCATAAGCGTGGTCGTGAATATGAAAATACAATTTCGATTGACTATTTAAGTCGTCTTAACGAACGTTATGAGGCTTGGGTACATACCTATAATAAAGGCAAAATTATGATAATTGATGTTGATCACATTAATTTTGTAGATAATCCTGAAGACTTAGGAAATATCATCAATCGAATTGATGCCGAGTTGAATGGGTTGTTTTAG